CACCCAGATGCCCAGCGGCAGCAGTACGGCGTCGTCCAGCAAGCCCAGCACAGGAATAAAGTCGGGAATCAGGTCCAGCGGGCTGAGCGCATAAGCCAGCACTAGCGCGGCCCATATTCGTGCGTACCAGGGCGTGTGCGGGCCGCGGTAGGCGAGATACAGGGCCAGTAGCTCGCGCTTGAGGCGCCGCGCCCAGGCTTTGAGCCGCTCGATCATGCCGTCTGCT
This region of Deinococcus sp. Marseille-Q6407 genomic DNA includes:
- a CDS encoding YkvA family protein, which gives rise to MIERLKAWARRLKRELLALYLAYRGPHTPWYARIWAALVLAYALSPLDLIPDFIPVLGLLDDAVLLPLGIWVAVRLIPPAVMAAARQEALTREGERLPVSLPGAAVIALLWAAALWWALQAFWPASSWPGR